Below is a genomic region from Thermodesulfobacteriota bacterium.
CCTGCTGGAAAGCCGATGATACTCCATCTTCTTCGTTGCCAAGGGCTCGCAGTAAATTACTACGGCTTCGCCCTTGGACGCCTTGAATCTGGGGCACCCTCGATTTTCGCTCAATTAGGGTGTTAGAAAATTATCTTAACGATTCGCTATTGCTGGAATTGTCATTTATAGTTTTTATGAATAAATTTTAGAGAGGATAATTATATTTTGCTAAAGGCAAGCTATACTCTTTTGATATTTTTTTATTTCCTTCTCGAAACAACTCTTCAAGCGGTTTCACCCACTCATCCATTTTAATTTTTGGTTTTTTTCCTTTTTTTATAAAGCTAACAAGCAAATTGTTAGCAGTTTTCCCAAATGGTAAATAATTGTTAAATGGGAGTCCCAGGAAACACTTTGATAGTATTTTTATATAAAGAAATTCCCTTTGAGAAGGACCTTTTCGTTCATGTTTATTGATAATTAAATCAAACGATTGCTTTTTATCAATCCCTATGAATGATGAAAGCTTTTCTATGAATAGTTCCTTGCTGTGAACGAATTCTTCGAATAACAATACTATTACATTGTTATATCCGAATAAATCAGAGTAATATTTTATCAAATTGTAATATTGTATTTCTGATAAATAGCTATGCTCTTTATTTTTAAGCATATATTGTATCCATTCTTTAAAATTTACAATGTATCCGGTAGGTTTGTCTAATTTTTCAATAATGCAATCAAAATTCAGATAATATGATTTAATAATATCAAGTTGATTCCTAATGGTTATAATTATTTTGCATGGATAAAATATGTTCTTTATTCTATTCGCCATTAACCCTCTATCGGTGCACTTTACAGTCGAAAATGTTTCTTCAGAAATAACAATCGGTTTATCTTGGGTGTTTTTCCTATAGGTATCTAAAATACTTTTAAGGCCTTTATGATCATACAATGTTGAGTCTTGAAGTGCTAAACGCCTAATCTCTTTTTCAAAAAGATTGTTCTTGTAAGGTCGGCCTAAATATGCAATTTGTTCATGTTGACTAAACAAATGGTCTTGCAAAGTTGTTGTTCCTGTTTTTGAATGGCCTATATGAACAAATATTTTTTTCATGAAATATGCTTGATATAATGAATACAGTTTTCAAGAAATGGCTTAACTTCAATAAACGGTAATTACCTCAAGATGTTCGAAATTGAATGTAAATTCCGAGCATGTTTACCAGATTGAATTTTATTTTTCAAGGTCTCTAATGTCAACACTTGTACAACCCACCGGAAAATGCTTAATTTTTGCAAAGTCGGGTTACCATTTGTAGAGTTTCACATTACTTATTTTGCATTTTCTGATTATTTCAAAATTGTTGTGTAATAGAATGAGACATTGCAAGATCAGGGCCTTTGAAGCAATTTCTGTGACATTGCAAAGTTTTTTTTAATACGCTTAAAGCATTTACCTGCTATAATTATAACCCGTTTATACGATTTGAATATATTTGAGCCTGTTTATTGTAATTTTATAAAAAGAGACACATTTCGTAATACTGTAATGTAAAAATCTACTTTTCGCAAAAAAAACATGGAGATATAATCAGAATGAACCTTCAAACTAAACCTGATATAAAATACAACGGTTTTGAACAGGGTCCGATCAGACCACCCAGCGAGTCCAATAGCCTGCTTATTCGTATAACCAGAAACTGCCCATGGAATCGCTGCACATTTTGCCCGGTTTATAAGGAAACGAAATTTTCTATCCGTCCCTTAGAGCATGTGAAGAAAGATATTGATTCGGTTTGCAGCCATGTGGAAAAAATTCAAAAATTATCTGATCATTCCGGACACCTAAATCGTAAAAATATTCGGCAGATCGCAGAAAAAATCGAACCGGATCAAATATCTGCCTTTAACGCGGCATTCAGCTGGGTTGCAGGAGGTATGAGATCAGTATTTATCCAAGATGCAAACAGTCTCATTATAAAGCCGGCCGACCTTATTGAAATATTAAGGCACCTGAAAAAGCGTTTTAGCCAGGTGGAACGTATCACATCGTATGCCAGATCGCATACCGTTGCCAGGATAAAA
It encodes:
- a CDS encoding sulfotransferase domain-containing protein, with protein sequence MKKIFVHIGHSKTGTTTLQDHLFSQHEQIAYLGRPYKNNLFEKEIRRLALQDSTLYDHKGLKSILDTYRKNTQDKPIVISEETFSTVKCTDRGLMANRIKNIFYPCKIIITIRNQLDIIKSYYLNFDCIIEKLDKPTGYIVNFKEWIQYMLKNKEHSYLSEIQYYNLIKYYSDLFGYNNVIVLLFEEFVHSKELFIEKLSSFIGIDKKQSFDLIINKHERKGPSQREFLYIKILSKCFLGLPFNNYLPFGKTANNLLVSFIKKGKKPKIKMDEWVKPLEELFREGNKKISKEYSLPLAKYNYPL